A genomic segment from uncultured Marinifilum sp. encodes:
- a CDS encoding PAAR domain-containing protein: protein MAGKPIATVGSMHVCPMCSGTVPHVGGPVIGPGSPNVLVNGKPVALMGDMCVCSGPPDTIVQGEAGVLINGVPVATVGSMTAHGGQIVQGEPNVIIGSATGSSSATTSPNEIPFPEISPVQVAVSKVSGVLNVNRKFVPSIFRN, encoded by the coding sequence ATGGCAGGAAAACCAATAGCAACAGTAGGCAGCATGCACGTTTGCCCCATGTGTAGCGGAACAGTTCCGCATGTGGGAGGCCCGGTAATCGGACCCGGTTCACCCAATGTACTTGTAAACGGAAAACCAGTTGCCTTGATGGGCGACATGTGTGTTTGTTCGGGTCCTCCCGATACGATTGTTCAAGGAGAGGCAGGAGTATTAATCAATGGAGTTCCCGTGGCAACTGTTGGCAGCATGACAGCGCATGGCGGACAAATTGTTCAGGGAGAACCAAATGTAATTATTGGTTCAGCAACTGGTTCTTCATCAGCAACTACATCTCCAAACGAAATACCCTTCCCCGAAATAAGTCCGGTACAAGTGGCCGTTTCAAAAGTAAGCGGAGTGTTGAATGTAAATAGAAAATTTGTACCATCAATTTTTCGCAATTGA